One Chryseobacterium sp. StRB126 genomic region harbors:
- a CDS encoding GDP-mannose 4,6-dehydratase, which produces MIYLVTGGSGFIGSHLVEQLLRNGHSVINIDNFDDFYSYQTKIKNTLESIGKISDFDFSDKETDIQRLVSLSASDKYSLYYQDIRDKKGLEDIFKNHSIDMVIHLAALAGVRPSIERPLEYEEVNVRGTMNLWELCKDFNIKKFICASSSSVYGNNEKVPFAETDNVDNPISPYAATKKCGEILGHVYHNLYHIDMIQLRFFTVYGPRQRPDLAIHKFTKLISEGMEIPFYGDGTTARDYTYIDDIIDGITKSVLYLENHSNVYEILNLGENQVVGLTEMVATIENALKVTAHKKILPMQPGDVTKTNADITKAMALIGYKPDTDFQNGIKKFVEWFLRKRQ; this is translated from the coding sequence ATGATTTATCTTGTAACAGGCGGTAGCGGGTTCATAGGTTCCCATTTAGTTGAACAATTATTAAGAAATGGACATTCTGTCATAAACATTGACAATTTTGATGATTTCTATAGCTATCAGACAAAAATTAAAAATACTTTAGAGTCTATTGGTAAAATTTCGGATTTTGATTTCTCTGATAAAGAGACTGATATTCAACGTCTGGTTTCTCTCTCTGCATCTGATAAATATTCACTCTACTATCAGGATATCAGAGATAAAAAAGGACTTGAAGACATTTTCAAAAACCATTCTATTGATATGGTGATTCATTTGGCAGCATTAGCCGGTGTTCGCCCCTCTATTGAAAGACCTTTGGAATATGAAGAAGTGAATGTTCGCGGCACCATGAATCTTTGGGAATTGTGTAAAGATTTCAATATCAAAAAATTCATTTGTGCATCTTCATCAAGTGTTTATGGAAACAACGAAAAAGTCCCTTTTGCAGAAACTGATAATGTAGACAATCCTATTTCTCCCTATGCAGCAACGAAAAAGTGCGGAGAAATTTTGGGCCATGTTTATCATAATCTTTATCACATTGATATGATTCAGTTAAGGTTCTTCACCGTATATGGACCAAGACAGCGGCCGGATCTTGCCATCCATAAGTTTACAAAGCTTATTTCAGAAGGTATGGAAATCCCTTTCTATGGTGACGGAACTACTGCAAGAGATTATACTTATATTGATGACATTATTGACGGGATTACCAAATCTGTTCTGTATTTGGAAAACCACTCCAACGTATATGAAATCCTTAACTTAGGAGAAAATCAGGTTGTGGGCCTAACAGAGATGGTAGCCACTATAGAAAATGCCCTGAAAGTGACAGCCCACAAAAAAATTCTGCCAATGCAGCCCGGAGATGTCACAAAAACCAATGCCGATATCACAAAAGCAATGGCTTTAATAGGATATAAACCTGACACAGACTTCCAAAATGGCATAAAAAAATTTGTGGAATGGTTTTTGAGAAAACGACAATAG
- a CDS encoding DUF2797 domain-containing protein, translated as MQFQGQILKMISYDAKPIQYYLNLSGDLIHINELLGKELSIKHIGFQCVNCGENKPIYRMGFCKSCFFESPYASETIIRPELSTAHLGVAERDLEVEKEIQLQPHTVYLAYTGDVKVGVTRNTQIPTRWIDQGATFALPIARTENRYEAGMIEVALKEHLADKTNWRKMLQDDFEGEVDLADFRQKIKEYFPKEFQTFYSEGEELWAFDYPFEKPEKVTSFTLDKKPEFTGKLTGIKGQYLGFEGGNFINVRGHEGYVIELGIEN; from the coding sequence ATGCAGTTTCAAGGGCAAATTTTAAAAATGATAAGCTATGATGCTAAACCCATCCAATATTATCTGAATCTTTCAGGAGATCTGATTCATATCAATGAGTTGCTGGGAAAAGAATTAAGCATTAAGCATATAGGGTTTCAATGCGTAAACTGTGGTGAAAATAAGCCTATTTATAGGATGGGTTTCTGTAAAAGCTGTTTTTTTGAAAGCCCGTATGCAAGTGAGACCATTATCCGTCCGGAGCTTTCAACAGCACATTTAGGAGTTGCAGAACGTGATCTGGAAGTAGAAAAAGAAATTCAGCTTCAGCCTCACACCGTATATCTGGCATATACAGGAGATGTAAAAGTTGGGGTGACCAGAAATACTCAGATTCCTACAAGATGGATCGATCAGGGAGCTACTTTTGCTTTGCCTATTGCAAGAACTGAAAACCGTTATGAAGCGGGAATGATAGAAGTTGCCCTAAAAGAACATTTAGCAGATAAAACCAACTGGAGAAAAATGCTTCAGGATGACTTTGAAGGAGAAGTAGATCTTGCAGACTTCAGACAAAAGATCAAAGAATATTTTCCAAAGGAATTCCAGACGTTCTACAGTGAAGGAGAAGAACTTTGGGCATTTGATTATCCATTTGAAAAACCAGAGAAAGTAACTTCATTTACATTAGATAAGAAACCGGAATTTACCGGAAAACTAACTGGAATAAAAGGACAGTATCTTGGATTTGAAGGCGGAAACTTTATCAATGTAAGAGGACATGAAGGCTATGTGATAGAGCTAGGTATTGAAAATTAA
- a CDS encoding WG repeat-containing protein produces MYKLLYLLVVVLCLSCNHSISKKDISFLEHDTETGWIRIKNKEGKWGFINSDSIVQIPVQYDFLNPFENGLAYAEKGKEKFFITTRNLKLAANYDEVRIFSFGRAAVRIKNKWGFINEDGKIVIPLLYDDVDYFTQTGLCEVKKNHKSGFINMKGEVVVPIIYNNVRSEQMDNLVIAEKDKKWAFFDRKGKQLSDFIFDDVYRSWNEDFSKDVFKRGETTFFKNGAALVRNGKEYCFINEKLEPAFSNNKYDSASVFDTYKNAIIKRNGKYGIIKPDGSAKVPIEYDWIGYFDTNHNSSEYYNAKKGKIFHIYNKDLKKIGESYEQVSNDFSVSTPNLIFKNLKGQYGMVHWGGNIVIPFEYEDLQKQKSGFIYGRKNGKTGLLDENGKVKIPFQYKDLYELDDDTQLFIGDHKVIDIENKPILFGYDTLVPIHYNHQKFIASKNKKFGVVDIKNKVLLPLEYDEISNWVEYGPEKRHFVVKKGKHGLIEYETFKTIILPVYDQFIQRGGVIFACRNGKSGILDTNNKELCPFIFDEIKPAVSFGYGYSEKANSIYARKEGKFYEISLAGKVIKEISKKAYKENTEYQNV; encoded by the coding sequence ATGTATAAACTTTTATATCTCTTAGTAGTTGTATTATGTCTGAGTTGTAATCATTCCATTTCCAAAAAGGATATTTCTTTCTTGGAACATGATACCGAAACAGGTTGGATTCGGATAAAAAATAAAGAGGGAAAATGGGGGTTCATCAATAGCGATAGTATTGTGCAAATTCCTGTTCAATATGATTTTCTCAACCCATTTGAAAATGGATTGGCTTATGCGGAAAAAGGGAAAGAAAAATTTTTTATAACGACCCGAAATTTAAAGTTAGCAGCAAATTATGATGAAGTGAGGATTTTTTCATTTGGTCGTGCTGCAGTCAGAATAAAAAATAAATGGGGTTTTATCAACGAAGATGGAAAAATAGTGATTCCTCTATTGTATGATGATGTTGACTATTTTACACAGACTGGTCTTTGTGAAGTCAAAAAGAATCATAAATCCGGATTTATTAATATGAAAGGGGAAGTTGTAGTCCCGATTATTTATAACAATGTAAGATCTGAGCAAATGGATAACCTTGTCATTGCTGAGAAAGATAAAAAATGGGCGTTCTTTGATAGAAAAGGAAAACAGCTTTCAGATTTTATTTTTGACGATGTTTACAGATCATGGAACGAAGATTTTTCAAAGGATGTCTTTAAAAGAGGAGAAACAACCTTTTTTAAAAATGGGGCTGCATTAGTGCGGAATGGTAAAGAATATTGTTTTATCAATGAAAAATTGGAACCTGCATTTTCCAACAATAAATATGATTCCGCTTCTGTATTTGATACTTATAAAAATGCCATTATTAAAAGAAATGGGAAATATGGAATTATAAAGCCGGACGGATCTGCCAAAGTTCCTATAGAATATGATTGGATAGGATATTTTGATACAAATCATAATTCTTCGGAGTATTATAATGCAAAAAAAGGAAAGATATTTCATATTTATAATAAAGACCTGAAAAAGATAGGAGAATCATATGAACAGGTTTCTAATGACTTTTCAGTTTCTACACCAAATCTTATATTTAAAAATTTGAAAGGACAATATGGAATGGTGCATTGGGGTGGAAATATTGTGATTCCTTTTGAATACGAAGATCTTCAAAAACAGAAGAGTGGTTTTATTTATGGAAGAAAAAATGGGAAAACTGGTTTATTGGATGAAAATGGAAAAGTAAAAATTCCTTTTCAGTATAAAGACTTATATGAGCTTGATGATGATACTCAATTATTTATTGGAGATCATAAAGTTATAGACATAGAGAATAAACCTATATTATTTGGATATGATACTCTTGTACCGATTCATTATAACCATCAAAAGTTCATTGCATCTAAAAATAAAAAGTTCGGAGTTGTTGATATTAAGAATAAAGTATTGCTGCCGTTAGAATATGATGAAATATCAAATTGGGTAGAATATGGACCCGAAAAAAGGCATTTTGTCGTAAAAAAAGGTAAGCATGGTTTAATAGAATATGAGACATTTAAGACTATAATTTTGCCGGTTTATGATCAGTTTATTCAGAGGGGAGGTGTTATTTTTGCTTGCAGAAATGGTAAATCAGGTATTTTAGATACTAATAATAAAGAATTATGTCCTTTTATTTTTGATGAAATCAAACCAGCCGTTTCTTTTGGATATGGATATAGTGAAAAGGCTAACAGTATTTATGCTAGAAAAGAAGGAAAATTTTACGAAATAAGCTTAGCAGGAAAAGTTATAAAAGAAATTTCAAAGAAAGCTTATAAAGAGAATACTGAATATCAAAATGTGTAA
- a CDS encoding PA0069 family radical SAM protein has product MSNENFIKGQGAQRNVINRFDRYTYEPEPEDFETVKTSFTEVFPKTIVNQVKSEDLPMEYSMNPYQGCEHGCSYCFARPTHEYWGYSAGIDFERKIMVKKNAPELLEKFFQKRGYKAAPILLSGNTDCYQPAERQFEITRKLLQVCLDYRHPVNILTKNAMVLRDLDILKPMAEQNLVSVSLSIPTINEELRRKMEPRTSSASNKLKAIEILSENKIPVHVMVAPIIPGLNSDEPLNILKSISDAGALGFGYTLVRLNDTVEPVFVNWIETHFPDRAQKVLNLIRSMRGGKLGDKRYFERQRGEGNIAEMIHTTFKIGRKKFFDGKEFPKLSTANFTGTKDQQLRLFD; this is encoded by the coding sequence ATGTCAAACGAAAATTTCATAAAAGGTCAGGGAGCTCAGCGAAACGTTATCAACCGTTTTGACAGGTATACTTATGAACCTGAACCTGAAGATTTCGAAACCGTTAAAACCTCTTTTACCGAAGTCTTTCCCAAAACGATAGTTAATCAGGTGAAAAGCGAAGATCTTCCGATGGAATATTCTATGAATCCTTACCAGGGGTGTGAGCATGGTTGCTCTTATTGCTTTGCCAGACCTACCCATGAATATTGGGGCTATAGTGCCGGAATTGATTTTGAAAGAAAGATCATGGTGAAGAAAAATGCTCCTGAACTGCTGGAAAAGTTTTTTCAGAAAAGAGGCTATAAAGCTGCGCCTATTTTGCTTTCAGGAAACACAGATTGTTATCAGCCGGCTGAAAGGCAATTTGAAATAACCAGAAAACTCCTGCAGGTTTGTCTTGATTACAGACATCCTGTCAATATTCTGACAAAAAACGCAATGGTACTAAGGGATTTGGATATTCTAAAACCCATGGCTGAGCAAAATCTTGTTTCAGTTTCTTTAAGTATTCCTACGATCAATGAGGAGCTAAGACGAAAAATGGAACCAAGGACGAGTTCAGCTTCCAATAAATTAAAAGCAATTGAAATTCTTTCTGAAAATAAAATTCCTGTTCATGTAATGGTAGCTCCTATTATCCCAGGGCTGAATAGTGATGAACCTTTGAATATTTTAAAATCTATTTCTGATGCCGGAGCGCTTGGGTTTGGATACACTCTGGTTAGATTGAATGATACCGTAGAACCTGTTTTTGTCAATTGGATTGAAACTCATTTTCCGGATAGGGCACAGAAAGTGTTGAATCTTATCCGTTCTATGCGTGGAGGAAAGCTTGGTGATAAAAGATATTTTGAGAGACAGAGAGGGGAGGGAAACATTGCTGAAATGATTCATACGACCTTTAAAATAGGTCGAAAAAAGTTTTTTGACGGCAAGGAATTTCCAAAACTGTCAACAGCTAATTTTACTGGAACAAAAGATCAGCAGTTGAGACTGTTTGATTAA
- a CDS encoding bacteriocin-like protein, whose translation MKNLKKLSKDKLKTISGGISYPFPGDCF comes from the coding sequence ATGAAAAATTTAAAGAAATTAAGTAAAGACAAATTGAAAACCATTTCAGGAGGAATAAGCTATCCTTTTCCTGGAGACTGTTTCTAA
- a CDS encoding bacteriocin-like protein — protein sequence MKNLKKLRKDQLKGIAGGAKLPIIEYCMYYCNGTVICAACSDDFQCPVTGGEIM from the coding sequence ATGAAAAATTTAAAAAAACTAAGAAAAGACCAATTGAAAGGTATTGCTGGAGGAGCTAAACTTCCCATTATTGAATACTGCATGTACTATTGTAATGGCACAGTCATTTGTGCAGCTTGCAGTGATGATTTCCAATGCCCTGTTACAGGAGGAGAAATAATGTAA
- a CDS encoding isopenicillin N synthase family dioxygenase has product MDKIPSVDLRDFLSDNPERKQKFVNEIGKAYEEIGFVALKGHFLDDNLVEDLYGEVKNFFDQPVETKQKYEIPGIGGQRGYVGFGKETAKGFKKGDLKEFWHFGQYLADDSKYKAEYPDNVIVDELPKFNEVGKEAFQMLEKTGQYVLRALALHLGLDEFYFDDKIAEGNSILRPIHYPPITEEPDDAVRAAAHGDINLITLLMGAQGKGLQVQNHNGEWIDAIAEPDELMINVGDMLSRHTNNKLKSTIHRVVNPPRELWSTSRFSIPFFMHPVSAMSLNALDNCVDENNPKLYEDTTAGEFLHERLIELGLIKK; this is encoded by the coding sequence ATGGATAAAATACCTAGTGTAGACCTGCGTGATTTCCTTTCGGACAACCCGGAACGCAAACAGAAATTTGTAAATGAAATCGGAAAAGCTTATGAAGAAATTGGTTTTGTAGCCTTAAAAGGCCACTTTCTTGATGACAACCTTGTAGAAGATTTATATGGAGAGGTAAAAAACTTTTTTGACCAACCAGTGGAAACGAAACAGAAGTATGAGATTCCAGGAATTGGAGGGCAGAGAGGGTATGTAGGATTCGGTAAAGAAACTGCAAAAGGTTTCAAAAAAGGAGACTTAAAAGAATTTTGGCACTTTGGGCAGTATCTAGCTGATGATTCAAAATACAAAGCTGAGTATCCAGACAATGTCATCGTTGATGAACTTCCAAAATTCAACGAAGTAGGTAAAGAAGCCTTCCAGATGCTTGAAAAAACGGGACAGTATGTTTTAAGAGCATTAGCTTTACACCTTGGTTTAGATGAATTCTATTTTGACGATAAAATCGCAGAAGGAAACTCAATCTTAAGACCTATTCACTACCCACCAATCACTGAAGAACCGGATGATGCGGTAAGAGCAGCAGCTCACGGAGATATTAACCTTATTACTCTTTTAATGGGAGCACAGGGGAAAGGTCTTCAGGTTCAGAACCATAACGGAGAATGGATTGATGCGATCGCAGAACCGGATGAATTGATGATTAACGTTGGTGATATGCTATCAAGACATACCAACAACAAATTGAAATCTACAATTCACAGAGTGGTAAACCCGCCAAGAGAATTATGGAGCACTTCAAGATTTTCAATTCCTTTCTTTATGCACCCAGTGAGTGCCATGTCATTAAACGCTCTTGACAACTGTGTAGACGAAAACAATCCAAAGTTATACGAAGACACTACAGCAGGAGAATTCTTACATGAAAGATTGATAGAACTAGGCTTGATTAAGAAATAA
- the menD gene encoding 2-succinyl-5-enolpyruvyl-6-hydroxy-3-cyclohexene-1-carboxylic-acid synthase, producing MKKYSSKRSIQILAHLLQQYGIADVVISPGSRNAPLAIHFSEIDSFNCYSIVDERSAAFVAMGMAKSEKKPTAITCTSGSAVVNYYPAITEAFYQNIPLLVLTADRPTDFVDIFDGQTIRQKDVFHQHSYGDFQLLEDSKENAEDVNFDIIKKAIELCFEKQGPVHINIPLEEPLYELVSELPTFPTVEKTIKHKDYEIPSNLIAEWHTSQRIMLLVGTRDYSPELENQLTQLVKNHSVVVLSEANSNLYHEKFFRHIDRYIFNFTEEDFKTYAPDLLITVGQNVVSKKVKQFLRSARPKQHWHLDEVWQPDTYFSLTEKIEVKPEVFFSKLLKFINLEPRPYFNLWDVLRDKKDAKHQQFLNAVEFSDFYFFNKASQTVPENYNIHFANSSAIRYAQLFDFGKRKIYCNRGTSGIDGSTSTAMGFAIKNVNPTLLITGDLSFFYDINGLWNQYIPPFVRIIIFNNGEGNIFKIIPGPGNANPNTLDEFIATKHRKNAEHLAKHFGFSYIKVEDDLTLDRVMENFFKPDAQPKILEVNTYGKNSADVQKAYFNFMKEN from the coding sequence ATGAAAAAATATTCTTCTAAGAGAAGTATCCAAATACTTGCACATCTTCTTCAGCAGTACGGAATTGCAGATGTTGTCATTTCACCAGGATCAAGGAATGCTCCTTTAGCGATTCATTTTTCAGAAATAGACAGCTTCAATTGTTACAGTATAGTAGATGAAAGAAGTGCTGCCTTCGTGGCAATGGGAATGGCTAAGAGTGAGAAAAAACCAACAGCAATTACCTGTACCAGCGGATCTGCGGTGGTTAATTACTATCCTGCCATTACAGAAGCTTTTTATCAGAATATTCCGCTTTTGGTTTTAACAGCTGACAGACCTACGGATTTTGTTGATATTTTTGATGGGCAGACGATCAGACAAAAGGATGTTTTTCATCAGCATTCTTACGGGGACTTCCAATTGCTGGAAGACAGTAAAGAGAATGCAGAAGATGTTAATTTCGATATTATTAAAAAGGCTATCGAGCTTTGTTTTGAAAAGCAGGGGCCGGTACATATCAATATTCCTTTGGAAGAGCCATTATATGAATTGGTATCAGAACTTCCAACCTTCCCGACGGTTGAAAAAACAATTAAGCATAAAGACTATGAGATCCCCTCCAATCTGATTGCAGAATGGCATACTTCTCAAAGAATTATGTTATTGGTAGGGACAAGAGATTATAGCCCGGAATTGGAAAATCAGTTAACACAATTGGTTAAAAACCATTCTGTTGTTGTATTGAGTGAAGCGAATTCCAATTTGTATCATGAGAAATTTTTCAGACATATAGACCGTTATATTTTCAACTTTACAGAAGAAGATTTTAAAACCTATGCTCCGGATCTGTTGATTACCGTAGGGCAGAATGTGGTGTCTAAAAAAGTAAAGCAGTTCCTGAGAAGTGCGAGACCAAAACAGCACTGGCATTTGGATGAAGTTTGGCAGCCGGATACTTATTTCTCTTTGACAGAAAAAATAGAAGTAAAACCGGAAGTATTCTTTTCTAAATTGTTGAAATTTATTAATCTGGAACCAAGACCTTATTTCAATCTTTGGGATGTTCTGAGAGATAAAAAAGATGCGAAGCACCAACAGTTTTTAAATGCCGTTGAATTCTCAGATTTTTATTTTTTCAATAAAGCCTCACAAACGGTTCCTGAAAATTATAATATTCATTTTGCAAACTCTTCAGCCATAAGATATGCACAGCTGTTTGATTTTGGTAAAAGAAAAATATATTGCAACAGAGGAACCAGTGGTATTGATGGCTCAACTTCTACAGCAATGGGCTTTGCGATTAAGAATGTAAATCCTACCTTATTGATTACCGGTGATTTAAGCTTCTTCTATGATATCAATGGCCTTTGGAACCAATATATCCCTCCTTTTGTAAGAATTATCATCTTCAACAACGGAGAAGGAAACATCTTTAAAATCATTCCTGGACCAGGAAATGCCAATCCGAATACACTGGATGAGTTCATTGCAACCAAACACCGTAAAAATGCTGAGCATCTGGCAAAACACTTTGGATTCTCTTACATCAAAGTGGAAGATGATCTTACATTAGATCGAGTAATGGAGAATTTCTTCAAGCCTGATGCACAACCAAAAATTCTGGAGGTGAATACTTACGGGAAGAACAGTGCTGATGTTCAGAAGGCTTACTTTAATTTCATGAAAGAGAACTAA
- a CDS encoding aminotransferase class IV produces MSQFIESIKVEDQEVFLLDLHQKRVNQTFSHFGKEGSIDLAKIYKNLQHDEDGLFKLRISYDLDKKVRTQMIPYAIPEIQDFQLVENNSFDYSFKFEDRRELDKMKMKSKAEEIIIVKNNHITDTSFSNLLFLKGKDWFTPNSFLLNGVQRQHLLKQKKIKEAEITLQNIKQFSHFQLINALNDFDDMFIYPIDRIKNLPGNEEYLDL; encoded by the coding sequence ATGTCCCAATTCATTGAAAGCATTAAGGTAGAAGATCAGGAAGTTTTTTTATTAGACCTCCATCAAAAACGTGTTAATCAAACATTTTCCCACTTTGGAAAAGAGGGATCTATTGACCTGGCCAAAATCTACAAAAACCTGCAGCATGATGAAGATGGACTTTTCAAGCTGAGAATTTCTTATGATCTGGATAAAAAGGTTCGGACTCAAATGATTCCTTATGCTATTCCTGAAATTCAGGATTTCCAACTGGTGGAAAATAACAGCTTCGATTACTCGTTCAAATTTGAAGACCGTAGGGAACTGGATAAGATGAAAATGAAGTCTAAGGCTGAGGAAATCATCATTGTCAAGAATAATCACATCACCGATACCTCTTTCTCCAATCTTTTATTTTTAAAAGGCAAGGATTGGTTTACCCCAAATTCTTTTCTTCTGAATGGAGTTCAAAGACAGCATCTTTTAAAACAGAAAAAAATAAAAGAGGCTGAAATTACCTTACAAAATATAAAGCAATTCAGCCACTTTCAACTCATCAACGCTTTAAACGATTTTGATGATATGTTTATCTATCCTATTGACAGAATCAAAAATCTGCCGGGAAATGAAGAATATCTAGATCTTTAG
- a CDS encoding aminodeoxychorismate synthase component I: MFSVNHQKFIEMDELSLQKVPYFFVIDFLSENVEIYRENETEKSGLLIDFEAFSNSKEEYNLDKKIEWNSFPETLESFKIGFDKVQKNIRLGNSYLVNYTRRTEIETNLSLKEIFYHSEAKYKVFYKDFFVFFSPETFVKIIDGKILTYPMKGTIDASIENAAEILKNDPKEKAEHYTVVDLLRNDLSMVADDVRVDQFQHIDFLKTRQKDLYAMSSEISGIVKPEFDGKVGSIMQKLLPAGSILGAPKPKTLEIIQEAEGYNRGYYTGVCGWFDGKNVDSCVMIRFIEKEDDKLYFKSGGGITHMSKLEDEYQEMKNKIYVPIH, from the coding sequence ATGTTTTCAGTGAATCATCAAAAATTTATAGAAATGGACGAACTCTCTCTTCAGAAGGTTCCCTATTTCTTTGTTATCGATTTCCTCTCAGAGAATGTCGAAATCTATCGGGAAAACGAGACTGAAAAATCAGGCTTACTAATTGATTTTGAGGCATTTTCAAACTCAAAAGAAGAATATAATCTTGATAAAAAAATAGAATGGAACTCCTTTCCGGAAACCCTGGAAAGCTTTAAAATAGGGTTTGATAAAGTTCAAAAAAATATTCGTCTCGGGAATTCTTATCTGGTAAACTATACCCGGAGAACCGAAATTGAGACCAATTTAAGCCTTAAAGAAATTTTTTATCACTCTGAAGCTAAATACAAGGTTTTTTATAAAGATTTTTTTGTATTTTTTTCTCCTGAAACTTTTGTGAAGATTATTGACGGAAAAATTTTAACCTACCCTATGAAAGGTACTATTGATGCCTCCATAGAAAATGCAGCAGAAATCCTGAAGAATGACCCCAAGGAAAAAGCCGAGCATTATACGGTAGTAGATTTACTCCGCAATGACCTGAGTATGGTTGCAGATGATGTACGTGTAGATCAGTTTCAACATATCGACTTCCTCAAAACCCGGCAGAAAGATTTATATGCCATGAGTTCAGAAATTTCAGGAATAGTAAAGCCTGAATTTGATGGGAAAGTAGGAAGTATTATGCAGAAGCTTCTTCCTGCAGGTTCTATTTTGGGAGCTCCAAAACCTAAAACCTTAGAAATAATTCAGGAAGCAGAAGGTTATAACAGAGGATACTACACAGGTGTTTGTGGCTGGTTCGACGGTAAAAATGTCGACAGCTGTGTAATGATACGTTTTATTGAAAAAGAGGATGATAAACTCTATTTCAAAAGCGGAGGCGGTATAACGCATATGAGTAAATTAGAAGACGAATATCAGGAAATGAAAAATAAAATCTATGTCCCAATTCATTGA